The Struthio camelus isolate bStrCam1 chromosome 5, bStrCam1.hap1, whole genome shotgun sequence genome has a segment encoding these proteins:
- the RIOX1 gene encoding ribosomal oxygenase 1, translated as MAAGGAEERRRVSALSVYRRAAGAGRLERRGGRPLPARSKRAKARPRRGAAGSGGQGAEAAAKAPSPPAAARRLQRAQAAAESPAGKRRGGPTPGPGGPTPGPGGPPAESPAPGPGPGPAPAGPAAAEGGGGVAGLLARLGRLEDSRQRAAELFRWLLAPVSPREFVARRWERAPLLVRRGEPGYYAGLFSTAELDAALRSGEVRFGTHLDVTSYAEGVRETHNPAGRALPAVVWDFYQNGCSLRLLCPQAFSTTVWQFLSILQEHFGSMAGANTYLTPPGTQGFAPHYDDIEAFVLQLEGKKHWRVYGPRTGAEVLPQFSSANLTQAELGEPVLEAVLEAGDLLYFPRGFIHQGDCLPDAHSLHITVSSYQRNSWGDLLEKLLPAALQMALEEDVEYRQGLPMDYLGYMGVANSDVVDARRTAFVEKVQSLIKKLIDYAPIDAAVDQRAKSFLHDCLPPVLTQNEKALSVYGFPARWQDGGTRDVDILITKDTEVRLLRHGIIRLCNEEAGVMLYYTTENSRVYHKEECKSLEIDPEYTDSIEFLLSSYPNHVSVDTLPCETLEDKISVATLLFEKGILTTKKPLVQV; from the coding sequence atggcggcgggcggcgcggaggagcggcGCCGGGTGTCGGCGCTCTCGGTGtaccggcgggcggcgggggccgggcggctggagcggcgcggcgggcggccgctgcccgcccgcagcAAGCGGGCCAAGGCGCGGCcaaggcgcggcgcggcgggaagcggcggccaaggcgcggaggcggcggccaaGGCGCCgtcaccccccgccgccgcccgccgcctgcaGCGGGCCCAGGCGGCGGCCGAGAGCCCCGCGGGgaagcggcggggcggccccacgccgggcccgggcggccccacgccgggcccgggcggcccgCCGGCCgagagccccgcgccgggcccggggccgggcccagccccggccggccccgcggcggcggagggcggcggcggcgtggcggGGCTGCTGGCGCGGCTGGGGCGGCTGGAGGACAGCCGGCAGCGGGCGGCCGAGCTGTTCCGGTGGCTGCTGGCGCCGGTGTCGCCGCGGGAGTTCGTGGCGCGGCGCtgggagcgggcgccgctgctGGTGCGGCGCGGCGAGCCCGGCTACTACGCGGGGCTGTTCTCCACGGCCGAGCTGGACGCCGCGCTGCGGAGCGGCGAGGTGCGCTTCGGCACCCACCTGGACGTGACCAGCTACGCCGAGGGCGTGCGGGAGACCCACaaccccgccggccgggccctgcccgcCGTCGTCTGGGATTTCTACCAGAACGGGTGCTCCCTGCGGCTCCTCTGCCCCCAGGCCTTCTCCACCACCGTCTGGCAgttcctctccatcctgcaggagCACTTCGGGAGCATGGCGGGCGCCAACACCTACCTCACGCCGCCGGGCACGCAGGGCTTTGCCCCCCACTACGACGACATCGAGGCCTtcgtgctgcagctggaggggaaGAAGCACTGGCGCGTTTACGGCCCCCGGACGGGAGCCGAGGTGCTGCCCCAGTTCTCCAGCGCAAACCTCACACAGGCTGAACTCGGCGAGCCCGTTCTGGAGGCGGTGCTGGAGGCCGGGGACCTGCTGTACTTCCCCCGGGGGTTTATCCACCAGGGTGACTGTCTTCCTGATGCGCACTCGCTCCACATCACGGTGTCGTCCTACCAGAGGAACTCCTGGGGCGACCTCCTGGAGAAGCTCCTCCCGGCTGCTCTGCAGATGGCCCTGGAGGAGGACGTGGAGTACCGGCAAGGGCTTCCCATGGACTACCTGGGATACATGGGGGTCGCCAACTCGGACGTAGTCGATGCTCGCCGAACAGCTTTTGTGGAGAAGGTGCAGAGTCTGATAAAGAAACTTATCGACTATGCGCCTATTGATGCTGCCGTGGATCAGAGAGCCAAGTCATTTCTTCACGACTGTCTCCCCCCGGTGCTAACACAAAATGAAAAGGCGCTGAGCGTGTATGGATTTCCAGCCCGGTGGCAAGATGGAGGCACCCGCGACGTCGATATACTAATAACGAAAGACACAGAAGTACGCCTCCTCCGGCATGGCATCATTAGACTGTGCAATGAGGAAGCTGGTGTGATGCTGTATTACACGACAGAAAACTCACGAGTGTATCATAAAGAAGAGTGCAAGTCCCTTGAGATAGATCCCGAGTATACAGACAGTATTGAATTTCTCCTGTCTTCTTATCCAAACCATGTCAGTGTGGATACCCTTCCATGTGAAACCTTGGAGGACAAGATTTCTGTAGCCACACTCCTGTTTGAGAAGGGCATTCTGACTACTAAGAAGCCTCTGGTGCAAGTGTAG